aaattagaAGTTAAGATCtatcaattaaaatatacacacaacCATATAATGTAAACCTCTTATACAACTTAGCTCAATAGACAAATAGCCTtctattaaaaagaaacaaaaagactCAATGTATTGTTTCCATTTTGCAAACTAAATATTAAATTTTTGATCATTGGTAATGTAAATCGTATATACCATACCTCTGCCATTTCTTTAGCTTTCTGTTCATAGAACTTGATCTCATTCTGCAACAAAGGATGAAGGGAATCTCTATCATATGTCCTCCAGTGTCGTCTCTTGTTTTCCAGAAAGAACATACGCCGCTCAAATTTAGCAGAACCTGAGAAAATCATGCATGAGTCACTGAACACGAAAATGATATTAGATCGATTTACATAGTCTGTACAGTTTATATGGTCTTCAGTTTAACTCTGCATAAAAATTTGCTCTCTCATGGAGTTTGACATCATTTGAGTCGTAAATAAAGGAACAGACTGAATGCCATGTAGATCTAAACCCAATAAATGAGTTAACATACACTTAAAGCACTATCTTAATGCTACATACTAGACAAGTTAAACTTgtctataaaataaattaaagactaactgaaatatataaatatgaagaAGCTAAGTTATATTTCCCTAGTGCAGCTGCATTGACAAACAGAATTAGGGCTGAGATGATGCCAATTATTTTATAGTGTATAGTTTTGCCAAAAAGACATGCActtaaaaaaatagtttatttcCTCATTTATAAGAACAGTAGAACTGTATAAGTAAGTCagattttcccaattgtttttGGCTTTTCATTGTAATTGGGTAGCTATTGAATTTttcttgtattatatttttatatgataTCTAAATCCagacaatttaattttaatagaaAGCCTATAAGCAGGAGTAATGTGTGTGAAATAAGAATTGAAATGCATTCAACTGCAGTGCATCACTTCAGAAAGACACTTAAAGGAAAACTAATCAGAACAGATGGACTCCTGACAGCCCTATTGCTCCAGTTTTGACAGACCAGTAAAATATTAGACATTAAGTAAGGAATAAAAATCACATGTAACTATATAAAATGGTCAGGGAAATGGCAATATAGAATCTAATTCATCATGATGATTTTACAGGACgatatgaatatatatcaaAGTAAATTCCATGCTGTTGTAgatttttgtctgtgtgttacCAGGTAAGAGATGAAacatcacatcctgaaatgccaAAATGACATTCTGTTGGGATTTGGACAGCATGATTTGGAGAGGGATATATTTGCAAACTGTAATAGTTGTTCTTTAAAGTAAACTACTAAAGCAATTCCATTgattaaacaaaacagcaaccCTAGTAAGTGTAATCTTggatttggaaaataaaaaagccaaTGAAGCAAAGATGAAAAAACAAGCCCTAAGGTCTACAAAGTTAAATAACCAACTGAGAGAAGAACATATCTGATCAAAcaaggcaaacaaacaaaaagtgacAAAAGTGCAATCACCATGTTCAAACTTGAAATCTATATAGGAAAACTGGTTCATTTCTTttcgttttttcttctttccagaCACTGGAGATGATCGTTCCCGCCATTTCTTAATGGCATCAGATAAGGCCTGCAATGTAAAACAAATCCTTTCATGTCATTTCTCCTTGTATTGCTtccatacataaaaaaaacaaaacaatattaaacattGTAAAGCTCATATCCAAGTTTAAGTCTTCATGCTGTAAGGAGTGAATATTGATCACAGTCCCATCGCTGAGCTGCTACAAATCACCGAATCACAGAGCTTGTTATATAAAACATTCAACTCTATATGCATTATTTCAACTGCACAATGTCAATGCCATACATAACATTTTATGGATGAGCATTTTTTGCTCAGCAGCATCTCGTAGCTCTTTAAGAGTCTCATTAAAGTCATTACCTTGCGTGTGATTGCATAGTGTCCTTTAAGGGAATGCAGAGCCCATTTGATATCCATACtgcttaacattttaaaatcggCCATGAGCAGATCTGCAGCTTGAATGGTCGTCCGTTGCTCTACAGGTCCCAGTTtggagaaatcaaaataattttcTTTATTCTAAAAGAGTAAAATACAGAGAACAGGATTATAATAATTTTCCTATGTGACAGGAACCACTATATAACTACCTACCACAAGAAAACCATGGGAATAAGTTAGTTGTACCACATATAGTGCAAACCATAGAAAGAAGGCTGTAACCACACTAATTGCTTGTGGAGATTTACACAAAAGATTATTTTTCATTGTCCACAGTTGAGGAATTTGTATTTGCAATAATGTATAAAACATCCATGTTTTGTGGTGGTTGAGATTTTATTATAACACTtttaatgtgtatgtgtttttttttttcagaaatctttgttttttctttggcaggaCTTGTTCTTTTCAAATATTGTAAAACAAATCCAGAATATTTTCAGGGAACATAAACATCCAGCACTCTAAGCAGGGACTTTGATCTAATGCATCTGTCGGCAACCACTCAATCCATTTAAATACACTTCTAATTCATAAGAGATTTCTATTTACCTGTGCTTCAGTATCACTAGTTTCAAGGAGAATACTCGATGGGTTCAAAACAGAAgtcctttctttctttggatACTCAGGGTTTTCTAACAAAAAGTTGCAAATCCTGTGGAGATGAAAACAAAACGTTTAAATGGTGATTGAGAAGACCTTGATGCACTATATTTAGGTGGGATCAAAGAAGTTAGCCATCAATCATGCCTATAATTCCcagaatgtaaataaaacatttctcaaatataaatcagattgttagatattgaaatatttttaaaccagCTATGGCAATGCAATACTTACAAATTTAAGTCTTGCAAATTGTGCCTCTTAATTATTGTTTCAATGTACTCCTCTTCTACATCAGGAAAAAATTCTGCCTATAGATAAAGATAAAAGATTAATGCTGATGGGCTTAGAATGTCTGTAGAGTTAGCATGTAGAGTGCAGTTGTCATTGTAGTTCCTCAAATTTAACATTTGCATATAGTCTGTGTAATTAACATCCATGTAAGGTACCAATCACACAGACTATGGAGACCATCACAGAAAACATCACAATCCACTCATCTCAATGAGCTCCAAGCTTCATCAGTCTACTCAATTTGAGATGTGTGACATTGAGCATGGCTCTTTTCAAGGCAGGGGgtgcaaaatgtacaaaaaaattaaggaaaaaatacattaacacaATCCTAAGAATatatgtttttgcaagtttgaCAGAAAAGGGTGTTGAAAAGCTCTGCTCAGGGAGGTTCTTTAGTTTTGAGATGAGAAATACTATTTGGGCCACTTCTTGATAGAGTATTTTTTGCAGaatctgtaaatatttgtaatatttttaggTGATACAGAGTGGTGTGATACTACAATACAATCatgttttgtgtgcatttaAATATCTGTCAACAAGATGATTTGCTTTGTAGGGATGTGTAGAGTGAGTGGTACCCAAGTACTACAGTTATAGTAAAGCAACAATTAATTTGCCTCAATAGAACTAGTGGCTTAATGAAATCAAAGCCTTGACATTCTTGTAAATCACAAACTACACACCTccacatcatagcggttacatttacgagtagaagaaagtagcatcttgCAAAACCTGAAGCCACCACCTGATTTTCTATTATAGGCTGGGTcagttttataataattataattaagggAAAATTTTCACCTTTGAAAGCTAGGCAGCAAAAATTTACAAATCTAACCTTGGAACctgctaatttgcataatttaccAGTGACATCACATGGATTTTAATATCTAATTCACAGAtaattatatttagttttaattttgatATATTTAGAGAAgttctatttatttaaaaaaaaagtttatataCACAGATTTGATGCTCCATCTTGTAAACATAAAAAGGCACTGGTAGTCAGAGAGTACCAAGTCAGAATAAAAAGTGTTCACATTTCTATACAATTCACCAGAGAATGCTTATAGCCAAACTATCTTGAAGCTGTCGCAGTCATGTATTAAAAATAGGGATTTAAATAGACTATTCAGTAGACCTAAGTCAATACAGTGGTGTTCCTTAGGATGGGTACAGGTGTTCCGCTGGGGAAGCAGGTTCTTAAGATTTCACCcccacacatgtaaactccatCACTTGatgcaaaataaagtaaaatattgtGGTATGAAATATTGGGAGCAGCAAGTAAGACTGCATAAACAGTTCTATTGCGGGCAGTATGGAGAGGAAACCTCTAACCAGGTTGCTAAAAAGCTCTGggcaattttatttttaccataCAATTACCTGAATAACCAAACCTTGAGACTGTGCCTACTTGGCTGTGAACTGTGTAGAGTAAATAAGTTAGCCAGGCTGTTAAGTAAAATGAACTAGAAACACAAGAACATCTGTAATCCATCTAATAAAATTAGGTTATGATCTTAATGTTGGAAATCCTTCCAAATCCTCTGGTGAACCCACCCAAAAGCAAAAGCATTTCTAGAAGTCTATTCACTAACCTCTCTGGCTGCCGAAATCAACAACTTATGGACTAAAACTCTCCAAAAAGGGATGCAAACTAAGTTATGTTAACTTCAAGTACTGGTGTGGTAATCAACAAATGTGCTGCCATCAGCCAACAACAATGGCCAATATGCAGATGTTATGGTTATCAGTACAGATTTCcttcaatttcaattttttttgccTACTAGGTACAAATTAACATGTTGTCATGTCTTTAATTGTCGTCATTTTAAAGCTACCTATAAAAATCAATAGGAGTCCTTGCAATAATAGTTTTCTTCTAATTTAAGTTATTCCATTTGCATTAGTCTCTtgcaaaaacaattatattGTTCTTCTAAGTCAGTTCAAAAGGGAAGATATTGTTAAggggttaaaaaacaacaactgtgaaTCAGATACAGGACATGAAGAGACCATAATGTAACTTTTGGTAGGAATACAATCCAAATTCACTGCAAATGTCATCAAATGTCATGAAACAAAGTGAACAATATCTAAACTGAGCAGACTATTCAAGTTTTTGTGAGCTGACAAATCGTAATGTAAGTTACCACCTCTCAAGAGTTTTGGTTTTGATGACCTTTGGATGTTCATTTACCACATGAGTCACAGGTTTCTACTATTCTCTACTTGAGGAAAGTTataatttaaagtgtttttttccccccacttccCTTTTACATAACAAGTTACCATAAAAAAAGACCCCGACCGCATCTTTGGGAATTTTATTTTGTCAGCCTATAGTCTTCCAGACCTGGCATGTCTGCAGATAAGTGCAAAATGGTCACCATGGAtaatgctaataaataaataataataataataataataataataattattattattattattattattattgagtccTAGAGAATACAGAATTGAACAGCAAAAATATTTATCTAAAGAGGCTTAAAACAGAACATGTGGAATTGTAGACAAATCATAATAGATGACTACAGTTTTTATCTTTTtatgaaagattttttttttgtattatgattatgacATTGATAATGTATTTGCACTGACCTGATCAGGGTCTACATTGAACCAAAACTTCCACCCAGCTATGCATAGCTATATAAATTTAGTTTATTACTCAATGGAAAGCCATCAAGTTTTAGTTTTTGGAATGAGTAACTGAAAGGTAGGTGTAAATTCAGATTCAATCCAGGCCTATACAATgaatctttatttaaataaatattaacaaaTGTATCTTATTCAATTTATAATTTGGATGAATATAACTGTTTGGTAATACAAAGTGATTATCACGACATTTTAGAGACCGATAACTTCAGAAAAGTctctttttcattcttttaaatggagctctgtgggtagattttttttttcctcttagtGAGGTTATTGGCTCACAATTCATTATTTATGTACACAGACCTCATATAAATAGATCAAGATTTTCATTTACAATTTTGAGCATATATGGAAACCAAAAAGTCTGTCATTTATAGTAATCGTTATGACATAAAAATAACTGTGTAGCCCCCTTGGAGCTTGAATTTCAAAATTTGCTAGCAGTTTAACCACAGAGATGACAGGCTGGAATGACAACAAAAAAGCATATTTCAAATGGCACAAGGCATAAATGTAATTCTCATGACCCAGAAAGTTTAGTTAGTAACAGTGGCGGTTTCAAACAGGAGAGGCTGCCTAAGTCATTTTGAGATTGAATTtatgccagaagaccaatgtaTGTGCATGCATAAGAAGGAAATTCACTTTAACTCAAACACATCTACTTTATTGGAACTACATGTGTATGTGAAATAGGATGAAGTTCTTGTCATACTCTGCTTGACACTcagtttagcttttttttttttttgcagattcTGACATCCTTCTCTAAAATAAAACCCTCTTCCCGATGACGCTAAAATGGTTTTATATTTCACAAGTAAAACATAATCCAGATCCCATTTGACAGCACATCAAGCACAACATGTGAACTTACCACTCCATGCACCAATGAGTTAATTAGATCTCTGTTAAACCCAACAGCTCCCAATTCCCGATTTGGGACAGATGGCCCAGGTCTCTCATTATCAACTTGTGCTTGTGGCTCATCTTTAATCACGGTTAGCGGGGCGTGTAGGGCTTGGGGGGCCTGGTTCCTGTGGTTGGGAATAACTTGAACTGGAACAAGTTTGAGCAGgtcttgctgttgctgttcaGGTGGAGCTGGGAAGGGAGCTTGGGGTGGCACAGTTGTGTGGGCAACCATGCCAACCTGCCTGACTTGGTCCATGTGGATCTGAACGCGTTCAGGACGCTGCTCCTGGTAAGATGCTGTTGGGGCATTTAAGAGTCCATCCACATTCGGACTGGTTCCCACTACAATCCCGTGCCTGGCCTCAAGGGGAACCAATGGCTCGGGTGCTGTGGCAATTAAAACTTCCCCTTTATAAACAGCAGCAGGCCCAGCACGTCCTGGAAGTCCTTGCTCAACTACATGTTCATTTCTTGTCAACAGTTGAGGTCTCGGCACAGGATATGCAGTAGAAGTGGAAGGTGCAGCATTCTGGTTTTCTTTTAAGACATTAAGGGCTTCTTTCCCTGACACTAAGTCCACATTGTTGTTATGTGAGAATCGACGACGTGCAATTAGTATCCTCCGCTCCGCAGGGTGCAGAGATGATTCTCTGGGAGCCTCCCCTTGTCTCTCTAGTGTTCTGAGCAGGGGGACCCCCCCCCATGGAGCAGCAGGGCGTATAACGTTCGGACGCAGAGGCTGTTGGGATCTTTGTGGCTGAGAAACAATGAAAATCATTACTTTTGTTAATTGCGGCGTTCAAGAAATAATGTGAGTAGTTATACAACTTCATACAAAAGCGAAAGATGGGTTGATCAGACGCTGCTGTCTagagattttcatttttttctggtCAGATTATGGACTACAGCTTGTGCTGATCCCATGGTCAGTATGGGATCTTAAGGTGGGCTGGGGGAGGGTGTAGGTTTCCTGTCATGCTGATGCAGTGTGCAGACTCTCTAGCATACTGGATCTGGTGATTCTCTTAAGTGTTATCACCTCTAATGGCAGTCTCCAGATGACCACAACACTATTGTTCTCATTTAAAGTAATGCTGGATTTACAGCATAAGGACCTCAGGACATGATGGGTTAAAAAAAGTTAGTTAAAAGATTCTCAGTATCAGCATTGTGAATTCGGAATCCTACAACCCACCCTAAGACCCCATACTGACCATGGGATCAGCACAAGCTATAGCCCATAACGTGACCGGAGCCTGTGGACATCGAAGTTTCATACAATAATGCGAACAACTGTACCACAATTAAGACCTTAATAATGTTAGACTATAGATTCATGCTATAACTTCATTCTTTATTGTGCAGACATTTGACTGACATCTGAACTGAAAAAGGAACCTCCAGAGAGCACAAGGCCAGTATGCGATCAACACATCCATCATATTTTTATGACAGCTGATGTACTATGGGTGTAGCCTAATATTTCATACATTATATACCCAAATTAATATGTGATGTTAGGGCTGGgcaatatgacgatatatatcgtgtgaCGATAAAAAAACGTCTATTGTTTCATATTTTGCTCTATCATTTATTTCAttgtgtcgcaaatcccactctttacagcaatattttttataatttttcgtcatcttcccggttcttccagaCGTGCCGAATGcaggcaagaaatgtgcatcagaaacacaaacagacatggaggagagtgaactcgacacagaataaccaacataaccaaaAGATACTTTAAAGCACAAGCGCACACGTTGCGCCCCGCTCTAGTCaccgggctaaactcgatctgcaagcacccccgacAATACGCGACCCCACCCCCActaatttagatgtatataatttgtagaatttgtataactgaagaataataaagtttgtttgcattttaataagttgcaaagcaatgcaaaaacatgcagaaagtttcattttatttttattaagatggtgaagtggtacaacagtttttattattattataactattttgtactAACAGGTGCTGTGCCGGTAAGCAGAATCGAAATGCGACAGTCGGAGAAGAAATGTACCTGTCTAACAGATGctaaatgcgccactataaatcTGGCTGTGGTacatctacctgaatctataccattaaacagtgcatgtgttgcacgattactattacttgtattattgttgttatgtgacagtacatcatactgtgtatatatatcccataacaacataacacatgtaAGAGTAAACACACACCACTtggtaaatatatacagaatgcaacacatagCCCATGACAGCCTGaatgtggtatttgttagtttgcatatttaatgattaacaaaatacttgtagttttaatgtctttcgtcttattttgtagcttgattggataaaaacaagaaagagatatatcgtgtatcgcccaaacttctaaaaagagattatttttaagtcatatcgcccagccctatgtGATGTCAATAAAAACTCCTGTTATCGCTGATAAAACAACTCAAAAGGAGATATTCAAAATGATTTGCTTCTAGATTTTtacagaaagaataaaaatatattgaatttCAACATGTGACATAACACAAAAATGACTGAAAAGCATGCATACTATTTTACAGTGTATTCATTAGATGCATTTACCTCCAAAATCACAACATCCTCTTCGTCTTCCTCGTCGTTCAACTCCGATTTAATCTGGATTGGATTATTTGGTATAAGGTTAGGCGGCTCATCATCAGAGTCATCCGATATGGTAATGAGCAGATCGCTGCGGGCTTTTCCACCTGCAAGACAACAGATCAAGTCAGCACAATGCACCTCCTTTGAAACTAACAGTGtggatacaaaatacatttggtgatcacatgaatttaaaaaaactgaTAGAAATTATGTTTGTAAAAAAACTAATGGATTACTTCTAGAAGAGAAATAACCTTCAAAATTAGTTTTGAGTTAGCATGGCATCTGCATTGCTACTTTCTGATCAGGTTTCTATTAATGAAAACTGTATACTTACTACATTTTACTTAAATGAAGGGATATCTTTCTGATtaattttgtaacatttttttaaataaaatataactaaCATGAATGAGATAATATTAAGAGACTAAGTTGAATATCTTCTCAACATGTCTGATATATACATTCATAACcatcattaa
This sequence is a window from Amia ocellicauda isolate fAmiCal2 chromosome 17, fAmiCal2.hap1, whole genome shotgun sequence. Protein-coding genes within it:
- the rnf216 gene encoding E3 ubiquitin-protein ligase RNF216, encoding MAEGGGDEEVIHLASFHRHRGEGGKARSDLLITISDDSDDEPPNLIPNNPIQIKSELNDEEDEEDVVILEPQRSQQPLRPNVIRPAAPWGGVPLLRTLERQGEAPRESSLHPAERRILIARRRFSHNNNVDLVSGKEALNVLKENQNAAPSTSTAYPVPRPQLLTRNEHVVEQGLPGRAGPAAVYKGEVLIATAPEPLVPLEARHGIVVGTSPNVDGLLNAPTASYQEQRPERVQIHMDQVRQVGMVAHTTVPPQAPFPAPPEQQQQDLLKLVPVQVIPNHRNQAPQALHAPLTVIKDEPQAQVDNERPGPSVPNRELGAVGFNRDLINSLVHGVAEFFPDVEEEYIETIIKRHNLQDLNLICNFLLENPEYPKKERTSVLNPSSILLETSDTEAQNKENYFDFSKLGPVEQRTTIQAADLLMADFKMLSSMDIKWALHSLKGHYAITRKALSDAIKKWRERSSPVSGKKKKRKEMNQFSYIDFKFEHGSAKFERRMFFLENKRRHWRTYDRDSLHPLLQNEIKFYEQKAKEMAEHEDFLLALQMNEEQYQKDGQLIECRCCYGEFAFEDLTQCADGHLFCKECLVKYAQEAVFGSGRSELSCMDGTCTCAFPTSELEKVLPENILCKYYERQAEEAVAATCADELVRCPFCNFPALLDKEVSLFSCPNPRCRKETCRKCQVLWKDHADMSCEQVVERDEIRLRVAFEEKMTAARVRKCHKCATGLVKSEGCNRMSCRCGAYMCYLCREPINGYNHFCQHARSPGAQCHHCKKCSLWTDPTQDDERIIQDIQKEAEEELRKKNTENTVKRVGPPVEVTPAKVPRTVEPGVQVHLEPPPHPPFHAPPLLPRRMLPHLPHQPMNMPIHVQPIPAPYVPPLPNLPVNFELPNLNLDFNLPMHYGPHHPFFRPL